The genomic interval ATGTCGATCGACCGGAAGACCTCTCAATTTTAGATTTTAGATTTTTGATTAGTTATTTGTCAATTTGATGCAAACGCACAAAATTTCAATTATTATTCCTGTATTAAATGAAGCACAAAATATTACTAAATCTGTGTTATTAGCTCAAAACGCTACAAATGTGGAAGTGATTGTTGTTGATGGTGGCAGTCAAGATGAAACTGTTGCTATCGCTAAATCATTGGGTGTGAAAGTTTTATCTTCTCCTCCCGGACGCGCTTTTCAAATGAACGCAGGCGCAGCAGTTGCTAGCGGAAATATCTTGCTCTTTTTACACGCCGATACCATTTTACCTGAAGGTTTCGACAGCATCATTCGTCAAACTTTAGAACCAAAAAAACAAATCCAAAATCCCATTGCTGGTGCGTTTGAATTAAAAATTGATGCTCAAATACGAGGAATTCGGTTAGTCGAAAAGATGGTAAATTGGCGATCGCACATTTTTTCCCTACCCTATGGCGACCAAGCTATCTTTATCAAAGCCGATGTATTTCGCGATATTGGCGGTTTTCCAGAACTGCCAATCATGGAAGATTTTGTTTTTATCCGCAATGTAAATAAAGTCGGAAAAATTGCGATCGCACCAGTTCCAGTCATCACATCAGGTCGTCGCTGGCAGAAACTGGGAGTGTTGAAAACTACCTCGATCAACCAAATCATCATTATCGCTTATTTTCTCGGCATTTCCCCACAAAAACTCGCTCGTTTTTATCGTCGAAAATAAGGTGGGCAATGCCCACCCTACAAATACTACGAAATGGTTGATATTGGCACTCCCAACCAGCCAGCAAAGTTTTCTTTTTGCGCTGAGGAAGGGTTACCAAGCGCAACAACCTTGTAAGAATTCGGTTTTGGCGCTGCTAGGGTCACTGGCAAAGTCCGCAATTCGTCTTGATGGAAAACAGTTACTTGAATGGTATCGCCTGATTGATAATCCTTGAGACGATCGCTCAATTTATCCGCCGTCACCCGTATCCCGTTTATTGCCAGCAACTCATCGCCAGCATCTACACCCGCGATTTGTGCTGGCGAACCGATTTCCACAAAATTGATAGCTTCTTTACCATTTTGTGACTTAGCTGTCAAGCCTATAAATGGTGCTTGTTCCTCTTCC from Aerosakkonema funiforme FACHB-1375 carries:
- a CDS encoding TIGR04283 family arsenosugar biosynthesis glycosyltransferase, with translation MQTHKISIIIPVLNEAQNITKSVLLAQNATNVEVIVVDGGSQDETVAIAKSLGVKVLSSPPGRAFQMNAGAAVASGNILLFLHADTILPEGFDSIIRQTLEPKKQIQNPIAGAFELKIDAQIRGIRLVEKMVNWRSHIFSLPYGDQAIFIKADVFRDIGGFPELPIMEDFVFIRNVNKVGKIAIAPVPVITSGRRWQKLGVLKTTSINQIIIIAYFLGISPQKLARFYRRK